A part of Candidatus Methylomirabilota bacterium genomic DNA contains:
- a CDS encoding lysophospholipid acyltransferase family protein: MRTPVLDLFRPAMRALCRVYFGLELVGVEHIPGSGPLIITPNHQTYADPPLVSIPVRRRVYYMAWSRLFEVPVFGRLIRLLRAFPVQIESADPRAAREAVRLLQSGQVVMIFPEGERTLDGGVRRFKLGAFRLAVSVGAPVLPVTIDGGHAAWPPGRAFPRPGRIRITYHPPIHPDPGLDPKLAARRLAEQAHAAISGALSAAATR, translated from the coding sequence GTGCGGACCCCGGTCCTGGACCTGTTCCGTCCCGCGATGCGCGCCCTCTGCCGAGTCTATTTCGGCCTGGAGCTGGTCGGCGTCGAGCACATTCCGGGCTCGGGGCCCCTCATCATCACGCCGAACCACCAGACGTACGCCGACCCGCCGCTCGTGTCGATCCCCGTCCGCCGGCGCGTCTATTACATGGCGTGGAGCCGGCTCTTCGAGGTGCCGGTGTTCGGCCGGTTGATCCGCCTCCTCCGCGCGTTCCCCGTCCAGATCGAGTCGGCCGACCCGCGCGCGGCGCGGGAGGCCGTGCGCTTGCTGCAGTCGGGGCAGGTCGTGATGATCTTTCCCGAGGGCGAGCGGACTCTGGACGGCGGCGTGCGGCGCTTCAAGCTCGGGGCGTTCCGCCTGGCGGTGTCGGTCGGGGCGCCGGTCCTGCCGGTGACGATCGACGGCGGCCACGCCGCCTGGCCGCCGGGCCGCGCGTTCCCGCGACCCGGCCGCATCCGCATCACCTACCACCCCCCGATCCATCCCGACCCGGGCCTGGACCCGAAGTTGGCCGCGCGCCGGCTGGCCGAGCAGGCCCACGCGGCCATCAGCGGCGCGCTGTCAGCGGCCGCGACGCGCTAG
- a CDS encoding helix-hairpin-helix domain-containing protein, which produces MATKVRVNLANALELLELPGLGPAEVWAIVRYRAEHGPIQDERQLAQTLPGWRFDEAFRDRLDFEPTDGTSPEAPGA; this is translated from the coding sequence ATGGCGACCAAGGTGCGCGTCAACCTCGCGAACGCGCTCGAGCTGCTGGAACTCCCCGGTCTCGGTCCGGCCGAGGTCTGGGCGATCGTCCGCTATCGCGCCGAGCACGGCCCGATCCAGGACGAGCGGCAGCTCGCCCAGACCCTCCCCGGCTGGCGGTTCGACGAGGCGTTCCGCGACCGCCTCGACTTCGAGCCCACCGACGGCACGAGCCCCGAGGCGCCCGGCGCCTAG
- a CDS encoding TraR/DksA family transcriptional regulator — protein sequence MALEEVPGAIGDNSPFADEVDEIRANEDREIGFATRELLVDRVNRLSAALDRLNDGEYGTCVECSEPISPARLRALPEVQTCVRCQDQLERFGGQRGTSELEAEAVGDDE from the coding sequence GTGGCGCTCGAAGAGGTGCCTGGGGCGATCGGCGACAACTCCCCCTTCGCCGACGAGGTCGACGAGATCCGGGCGAACGAGGACCGGGAAATCGGGTTCGCCACGCGCGAGCTCCTTGTGGACCGGGTGAACCGGCTGTCCGCCGCGCTCGACCGCCTGAACGATGGCGAGTACGGCACGTGCGTGGAGTGCAGCGAGCCCATCTCTCCCGCCCGGCTGCGCGCGCTGCCGGAGGTTCAGACCTGCGTGCGCTGCCAGGATCAGCTCGAGCGGTTCGGCGGCCAGCGCGGCACGAGCGAGCTTGAGGCCGAGGCCGTCGGCGACGACGAGTAA
- a CDS encoding MFS transporter — protein sequence MPAKVPLKELRRVVIAASVGNIIEWYDFYIFGSLASILAAKFFEKSHPVAAFLSTVAIFSVGFLIRPLGAFLFGWLGDKVGRKYTFIVTLTGMGLGTAFIGFVPSYASIGLAAAFILFALRLIQGLCLGGEYGGAITYVAEHIEDAKRGYYTGWLQTSPTLGIVLSLAIIIGVRTYLGVEAFNDWGWRVPFIISLLLVAIAIWIRLSLGETPIFQEIKAKGRTATNPWREAFLSNNFKYVAIASVVVLGQGCVWYSGQFWALFYLQSVKKLDVLTSSYIIGAALLIATPTLIFWGWLSDKIGRKPIILGGMALASLTYYPLYTALGVYADPKTLNATMAVVIVVILVNYVGMTYGPIGAFLAEFFPGRIRYTSVSVPYHIGNGWGGGLVPIITTAAYAKAVEMGSSDPLFWALVYPIGLPAIMFLIAVFVMPETRKHSIWTEGAIEATREATRSRA from the coding sequence ATGCCGGCTAAGGTTCCGCTCAAAGAACTCCGACGGGTCGTCATCGCCGCGTCCGTCGGCAACATCATCGAGTGGTACGACTTCTACATCTTCGGCAGCCTGGCCTCGATCCTCGCGGCCAAGTTTTTCGAGAAGAGCCACCCGGTCGCGGCCTTCCTCAGCACCGTGGCGATCTTCTCGGTCGGCTTCCTGATCCGGCCGCTGGGGGCGTTCCTCTTCGGCTGGCTCGGCGACAAGGTGGGCCGGAAGTACACCTTCATCGTCACGCTGACCGGCATGGGCCTGGGGACGGCGTTCATCGGCTTCGTTCCCAGCTACGCCTCGATCGGACTCGCCGCGGCCTTCATCCTCTTCGCCCTCCGCCTGATCCAGGGTCTCTGCCTCGGCGGTGAGTACGGCGGCGCCATCACCTACGTCGCCGAGCACATCGAGGACGCGAAGCGGGGCTACTACACCGGCTGGCTCCAGACGTCGCCGACGCTCGGCATCGTCCTGTCGCTGGCGATTATCATCGGGGTCCGGACCTATCTGGGCGTCGAAGCGTTCAACGACTGGGGCTGGCGCGTGCCGTTCATCATCTCGCTCCTCCTGGTCGCCATCGCGATCTGGATCCGGCTCTCGCTGGGTGAAACGCCGATCTTCCAGGAGATCAAGGCGAAGGGCCGGACCGCGACCAATCCGTGGCGCGAGGCCTTCCTGAGCAACAACTTCAAGTACGTGGCGATCGCCAGCGTGGTCGTGCTGGGACAGGGGTGCGTCTGGTACAGCGGCCAGTTCTGGGCGCTGTTTTACCTCCAATCGGTCAAGAAGCTCGACGTGCTCACCTCCAGCTACATCATCGGCGCCGCGCTGCTGATCGCGACCCCGACGCTGATCTTCTGGGGCTGGCTCTCGGACAAGATCGGCCGGAAGCCGATCATCCTCGGCGGCATGGCCCTCGCCTCCCTCACGTACTACCCGCTCTACACGGCGCTGGGCGTCTACGCCGATCCCAAGACCCTCAACGCCACGATGGCGGTCGTCATCGTCGTAATCCTGGTCAACTACGTCGGCATGACGTACGGACCGATCGGGGCATTCCTGGCGGAGTTCTTCCCCGGGCGCATCCGCTACACCTCGGTGTCAGTGCCTTATCACATCGGCAACGGCTGGGGCGGCGGTCTCGTGCCCATCATCACCACGGCGGCCTACGCCAAGGCGGTGGAGATGGGCTCCAGCGACCCCCTCTTCTGGGCCCTGGTTTATCCCATCGGGCTTCCGGCGATCATGTTCCTGATCGCCGTCTTCGTGATGCCGGAGACGCGCAAGCACAGCATCTGGACGGAAGGCGCAATAGAGGCCACGCGAGAGGCCACGCGCAGCCGCGCGTGA